The following coding sequences lie in one Arachis ipaensis cultivar K30076 chromosome B05, Araip1.1, whole genome shotgun sequence genomic window:
- the LOC107642079 gene encoding pentatricopeptide repeat-containing protein At1g12775, mitochondrial-like, which translates to MLSSSTSRITFIFRYSLLQIPNFVSFPSSSSLHSHSEPPSLRQVDEAVDSFTRMLSMRRPPSIIQFTKILGSLAKTNHFPTAISLFQQLQARGIAPDLFTLNIVINCCCGMGRMSLAFSVLAKIFRMDYQPNTVTLTTILKGLCLRGSVEKAVRFHDRVLAHGFHFNQVTYGTLINGLCKAGHTSAAIQVLRKIPRYGIAPDVFMYSAIIDSLCKDTLVNKAKYVFNTMADNRVFPDVRSYNIMINGFCKSKMIDDTLNLFEEMRRKNLVPDTVTYSTLIDGLGKSRRILCALELLEKIHDRGQPANIVTYSSLMDALFNIKQHDKALMLFNQMKESGIDPNIYTYTILIDGLCKSGWLKNAKEIFQDLSIKGYHLNTRIYNVMIKGLCKESLLDEALALKLEMEDNGCSPDAVTYEITIRALLEKGENDQALKHLHEMIARGLLKRH; encoded by the exons ATGTTGTCATCCTCAACCTCAAGGATCACTTTCATTTTTAGGTATTCTCTTCTCCAAATCCCTAATTTTGTTTCCTTCCCTTCCTCTTCATCCCTTCACTCTCATTCTGAGCCCCCATCCCTTCGCCAAGTTGATGAAGCTGTTGATTCCTTCACTCGCATGCTCTCTATGCGTCGCCCTCCATCCATCATCCAATTCACCAAGATTTTGGGATCTCTTGCCAAGACCAACCATTTCCCCACCGCCATTTCCCTTTTTCAGCAATTGCAAGCCAGAGGAATCGCTCCCGACTTATTTACTTTGAACATCGTAATTAATTGTTGTTGCGGCATGGGTCGTATGTCACTTGCTTTCTCTGTATTGGCCAAGATTTTCAGAATGGATTATCAACCTAATACGGTAACATTGACAACAATCCTGAAAGGTCTCTGTCTCCGTGGTAGTGTTGAAAAAGCAGTGCGCTTTCATGACAGAGTGCTGGCTCATGGATTTCACTTCAACCAAGTCACTTATGGGACCTTGATCAATGGCCTCTGTAAGGCCGGACACACATCAGCTGCTATTCAAGTGTTGAGAAAGATCCCACGGTATGGCATTGCTCCTGATGTCTTCATGTACAGCGCAATTATTGATAGCCTCTGCAAGGATACACTT GTAAATAAGGCAAAATATGTATTCAACACAATGGCTGATAATAGAGTGTTTCCTGATGTTCGGAGTTACAATATCATGATTAATGGCTTTTGCAAAAGTAAAATGATCGATGACACCTTGAATCTCTTCGAAGAGATGCGTCGCAAGAACTTGGTTCCTGACACGGTAACTTACAGTACTCTAATTGATGGCTTGGGAAAATCAAGGAGAATCCTTTGTGCCTTGGAGCTTCTTGAAAAGATACATGATCGAGGTCAACCCGCTAATATAGTCACTTACAGTTCTTTGATGGATGCTTTGTTCAATATCAAACAACATGACAAGGCACTTATGTTATTCAATCAAATGAAAGAGAGTGGCATTGATCcgaatatatatacatacaccATACTTATAGATGGCCTATGCAAAAGTGGATGGCTTAAAAATGCAAAAGAGATTTTTCAAGATCTTTCCATTAAAGGCTATCACCTAAACACAAGGATATACAATGTTATGATAAAGGGGCTCTGCAAAGAGAGCCTACTTGATGAAGCATTGGCCTTAAAGTTGGAAATGGAAGACAATGGTTGCTCTCCGGATGCTGTAACTTACGAAATAACTATTCGTGCTCTGTTGGAAAAAGGTGAAAATGATCAAGCGCTGAAACATCTTCATGAAATGATTGCTAGAGGCTTATTGAAAAGACACTAA